From the uncultured Trichococcus sp. genome, one window contains:
- a CDS encoding ABC-three component system middle component 1: MNKELERIIDNVNKLPLLEGNWWDLEGSETNSFAFYKIADGRNYLFYYFDELVEESSAQVAEKILSAAELGLEIIHPSYIAQDTYVVFLSKVETHVDYLKKFIIRIEENEYMFKKYVCLFTEAEIKAVEEKLPLMKKKNEFWGNESLASLNSELHSQLLLRLAIKVPIIKLNFAEIQFDSIQNRVIRNIVGRENQDKLTKLNGNLISWCGKTSPEEIANNLFKEIVGDDYEF; the protein is encoded by the coding sequence GTGAATAAGGAACTGGAAAGAATAATTGATAATGTGAATAAACTGCCGTTGTTAGAGGGAAACTGGTGGGACCTTGAAGGAAGTGAAACAAATTCATTTGCTTTTTATAAAATAGCTGATGGTCGAAATTATCTTTTTTACTATTTTGATGAATTGGTAGAAGAGTCAAGTGCACAAGTTGCAGAGAAGATACTCAGTGCAGCAGAATTAGGTTTAGAGATAATACATCCTAGTTATATTGCACAAGACACGTATGTAGTATTTCTTTCAAAAGTTGAGACACATGTTGACTATTTAAAAAAATTTATTATTAGAATTGAAGAAAATGAATATATGTTTAAAAAATATGTATGCCTCTTTACCGAAGCAGAGATAAAAGCAGTTGAAGAAAAATTACCATTGATGAAAAAAAAGAACGAATTTTGGGGAAATGAGAGTTTAGCAAGCTTAAATAGTGAATTACATTCTCAATTATTGTTGAGGCTAGCGATAAAAGTTCCAATTATCAAATTGAATTTCGCTGAAATTCAATTTGATTCTATTCAAAATAGAGTGATAAGAAACATAGTGGGAAGAGAAAATCAAGATAAGTTAACAAAACTCAATGGTAACTTGATATCTTGGTGCGGAAAAACATCACCAGAAGAAATAGCTAACAACCTATTCAAAGAAATAGTAGGTGATGATTATGAATTTTAA
- a CDS encoding ABC-three component system protein produces MIDVVAFAEWICVEEFLGQFSSLDQIEGVYAIAFNEPKEVEFLYTTTVGHNLVSNIKLQEHYDCTDKRIILIASTNNMYKSVRDFFNDNHGCSATDFTPKSAKVIWQIVDRPDFYISFCETEESVKQKELLVNNYKQEFGGVPIGNKSFNDNDAIPSWSGFNYQGKGIILRAIQQINKLWKEDMDEDNLILQLKRYSIEIELREDFVLYEQAIPIEYVQVKATLAAETYSNYKKAIKQLNDHRNEGGNPEKAKCLLMSAAPIRNWKQDCGVSLYLYEDNCLGLLGITEAIKAELVKLLIKMQQPNDDYKVKIVYEYLCGLLDNRVHEIHNSGKGYQLCLYRDIWLEVKKSYTELKKNALFEAYEAIYQDSCEVLDEMITKRCESCKRTHRYYNCDTCPLEAMKDNFLLTDLIDYAQVLKPDIIVDGRTERQISLLSQVFAEDQLNSLLYQFQFADINNYRREANYHMIDMGEDNHIIPTLMNFRNDIEEVAISTTLSKIRQNISIRKVIDGKALTVESPHFKSKNILEENITNYKEMEKRILEEDGVNSFGKAVAVQEVNFTLVDKMSLISDLKEKSDKRE; encoded by the coding sequence GTGATTGATGTTGTTGCTTTTGCAGAATGGATTTGCGTTGAAGAGTTCTTAGGACAATTTTCTAGTTTAGATCAGATTGAAGGTGTTTATGCAATTGCATTTAATGAACCGAAAGAGGTTGAATTTTTATATACCACGACTGTCGGACATAATTTAGTTTCTAACATCAAACTTCAAGAGCATTACGATTGCACTGATAAAAGAATAATTTTAATTGCAAGTACAAATAATATGTATAAAAGTGTCAGAGACTTCTTTAACGATAATCATGGATGTTCTGCTACAGATTTTACACCTAAAAGCGCGAAAGTTATTTGGCAAATCGTGGATCGTCCAGATTTCTATATATCATTTTGTGAAACAGAAGAATCAGTTAAACAAAAAGAGTTGTTAGTTAATAACTACAAACAAGAATTTGGTGGGGTTCCAATAGGTAATAAGTCATTTAACGATAATGATGCTATTCCTTCATGGAGTGGTTTTAATTACCAAGGAAAAGGTATTATTCTAAGGGCAATTCAACAGATAAATAAACTATGGAAAGAAGATATGGATGAAGACAATCTGATACTCCAATTGAAGAGGTACTCAATTGAAATAGAATTAAGAGAGGATTTTGTTTTGTATGAGCAAGCTATTCCAATTGAGTATGTTCAGGTTAAGGCTACCCTGGCTGCTGAAACATATAGTAATTATAAGAAGGCTATAAAACAGTTGAATGACCATAGAAATGAAGGTGGAAATCCTGAGAAGGCCAAGTGTTTGCTCATGTCAGCTGCTCCAATTAGAAACTGGAAACAGGACTGTGGAGTGTCTTTATATCTGTATGAAGACAATTGTTTAGGTTTGTTAGGCATAACTGAGGCGATTAAAGCGGAATTGGTTAAGCTACTAATAAAAATGCAACAACCAAATGATGATTATAAAGTCAAAATAGTGTATGAATATCTATGTGGTTTGTTAGATAATAGAGTCCACGAAATTCATAACTCAGGTAAGGGATATCAACTTTGTCTATACAGAGATATCTGGCTTGAAGTAAAAAAATCATACACAGAACTAAAAAAAAATGCTTTATTCGAAGCATATGAGGCTATATATCAAGATAGCTGTGAGGTTCTTGATGAGATGATTACTAAAAGATGTGAATCATGCAAGCGTACTCATCGTTATTACAATTGTGATACCTGCCCTCTTGAAGCGATGAAAGATAATTTTCTGCTAACTGATTTAATCGACTATGCTCAAGTATTGAAACCAGACATAATTGTAGATGGAAGAACAGAACGGCAAATTAGTCTTCTTAGTCAGGTTTTTGCTGAAGATCAGTTAAATAGTCTGTTGTATCAATTCCAATTTGCTGACATTAACAATTACCGACGAGAGGCTAACTATCATATGATTGATATGGGGGAAGACAACCACATAATTCCTACTTTGATGAATTTTAGAAACGACATTGAAGAGGTAGCCATCTCAACAACACTATCAAAAATTAGGCAAAATATTTCAATTAGAAAAGTGATAGATGGCAAAGCATTGACTGTAGAAAGTCCTCATTTTAAATCTAAAAATATTTTAGAAGAAAATATTACCAACTATAAGGAAATGGAAAAAAGAATACTCGAAGAAGATGGTGTGAATTCCTTTGGAAAAGCGGTGGCAGTCCAGGAAGTAAATTTCACTCTTGTTGATAAAATGAGTCTAATTTCTGATTTAAAGGAAAAGAGTGATAAACGTGAATAA
- a CDS encoding PIN-like domain-containing protein: MGYLEDLLYSVDKKLNKDETLIVIDTNYLLYAFQSYSYGEKYLEVLLKHKEKIYIPFISFIEFFSNLDQTINKVIGDLKITQEYMENISSEFELLDIDNLKVEIQNKTFMRKIDKVGQFIKEEIQMQIDQYLEETVNEISEKCKEINKDVNIHLKQFSSKQKNIPSVKEYLVTVNKLRKGFDELFEDVLRNAYTQAEINEFIKDMKERYEAKISPGFADANSKEESMRRFGELSFPKKAGDLILWRDVIEHVTNQAEKKYDKVVIVTDDGKSSRKSDWREETSRVTKRDLKVEFYQKTDLKFDLLFVQEFINAYLEDNNNTKVKMGEEINNFSDKKDTIIFNLLDVENTFQTQNELMYKVFYTIINYFALSSENLENLACLSNWNFSNPSESYNINDKNTIFNRHYQIATFDGKIISLGTTLNLRDKFRYIKQLFDMVNLGYGDMKFENDRIQSEWAYIALKKLVIDEIHVGLEEYEGMSGIPRITSVDFFKDGEIVNNKESDFINNTLINIELSHVDSNKSKCDEINDIIEKLGYSCGGIHIEVDYD, translated from the coding sequence TATTCAGTGGATAAGAAATTGAATAAAGATGAGACTTTAATCGTCATTGATACTAATTATTTATTGTACGCGTTTCAAAGCTATTCTTATGGAGAAAAATATTTAGAGGTATTGCTCAAACATAAAGAAAAGATTTACATACCGTTTATAAGTTTTATTGAATTTTTTTCTAACTTAGATCAGACTATAAATAAAGTTATTGGGGACTTAAAGATTACGCAAGAGTATATGGAAAACATATCGTCTGAATTTGAATTATTAGACATAGATAATCTTAAAGTAGAAATTCAAAACAAGACTTTTATGAGAAAAATAGACAAAGTCGGGCAATTTATCAAAGAGGAAATTCAAATGCAAATAGATCAATACTTAGAAGAGACAGTTAATGAAATTTCTGAAAAATGTAAAGAAATAAATAAAGATGTGAACATTCATTTAAAACAATTTTCTAGCAAGCAGAAGAACATTCCGAGTGTAAAGGAATATTTAGTAACCGTTAACAAGTTAAGAAAAGGTTTCGATGAATTATTCGAAGACGTGCTCCGAAATGCTTACACACAAGCTGAAATAAACGAATTCATAAAAGATATGAAGGAGAGATATGAAGCTAAAATATCGCCCGGTTTTGCCGATGCGAATAGCAAAGAAGAAAGCATGAGACGTTTTGGAGAGTTAAGTTTTCCCAAAAAGGCTGGAGATCTGATTTTATGGAGAGATGTTATTGAACACGTCACAAATCAGGCTGAAAAAAAATATGATAAAGTGGTCATTGTTACAGATGACGGGAAGTCCTCTAGAAAATCTGATTGGAGAGAAGAAACATCTCGTGTTACCAAAAGAGATTTAAAAGTTGAATTTTATCAAAAAACAGATTTAAAATTTGATTTGTTGTTTGTTCAAGAGTTCATAAATGCATACCTAGAAGATAATAACAATACAAAAGTGAAAATGGGGGAAGAGATTAATAACTTTTCTGATAAAAAAGATACAATTATATTTAATTTGTTAGATGTTGAAAATACATTTCAAACTCAAAATGAACTAATGTACAAAGTATTCTACACTATCATAAATTATTTTGCACTATCATCGGAAAATTTGGAGAATCTTGCTTGTTTATCTAATTGGAATTTTAGTAATCCATCTGAAAGTTATAATATTAATGATAAAAATACTATTTTTAATAGACATTATCAAATTGCAACATTTGATGGGAAAATAATCTCCTTAGGAACAACTTTAAATCTTCGTGATAAATTCAGGTATATTAAACAATTGTTTGACATGGTGAATCTTGGATATGGAGATATGAAATTTGAGAATGATAGGATTCAATCTGAATGGGCCTATATAGCATTAAAAAAACTCGTTATAGACGAAATTCATGTTGGACTCGAAGAATATGAAGGTATGTCAGGGATCCCAAGAATAACTTCAGTTGATTTCTTCAAGGATGGGGAAATAGTAAATAACAAAGAGTCAGATTTCATAAATAATACGTTAATAAATATTGAACTTAGTCATGTCGATTCAAACAAGTCAAAATGTGATGAAATTAATGACATTATTGAGAAGTTAGGATACTCATGTGGAGGTATACATATAGAAGTGGATTATGATTAA